A DNA window from Oceanotoga teriensis contains the following coding sequences:
- a CDS encoding ABC transporter substrate-binding protein, with product MKKLLVSIFIIILSLTIFANEKVGAYTTLEEPLAKELFDEFEKETGIKVEWVRLSTGEAVARMEAEANNPQASIWVGGVGLGHIEAKQKGLTTPYKSPMARNTPDKYRDTESYWIGLYVGPLAFGINTDRAKELGIKAPEGWFDIIDSKYTKMVRVANPGTSGTAYNVVTNIISLFGGNEDLTFTYLKKLDNSIDQYTKSGSAGGKSAAIGEIPIAIGYLHDLVKLKAGGAPLEIVIPKEGTGFELASMSLIKNGPDSLNAKKLYNWVLGEKAQAMIAAWYVIPVSKIAPKDKVVVEIDTLNTVNQDYEWDASNKERLVERWNKEIGSK from the coding sequence ATGAAAAAATTACTTGTATCCATTTTTATTATTATATTAAGTTTGACAATTTTTGCAAATGAAAAAGTTGGTGCATACACAACTTTAGAAGAACCATTAGCAAAAGAACTTTTTGATGAATTTGAGAAAGAAACTGGAATAAAAGTTGAATGGGTAAGATTATCTACTGGAGAAGCAGTTGCAAGAATGGAAGCGGAAGCAAACAATCCTCAAGCCTCTATATGGGTTGGTGGAGTAGGTCTTGGACATATTGAAGCAAAACAAAAAGGATTAACGACTCCATACAAATCACCGATGGCGAGAAATACACCAGATAAATATAGAGATACTGAATCTTATTGGATAGGACTATATGTTGGACCTTTGGCTTTCGGTATTAATACAGATAGAGCAAAAGAACTAGGTATAAAAGCTCCTGAAGGATGGTTTGACATAATAGATTCTAAATATACAAAAATGGTAAGAGTCGCTAATCCTGGGACATCCGGAACTGCATATAATGTAGTTACAAATATAATCTCTCTTTTTGGTGGAAATGAAGATCTTACATTTACATATTTAAAAAAATTAGATAACAGTATAGATCAATATACAAAGTCTGGATCAGCAGGTGGAAAAAGTGCTGCAATAGGAGAAATACCTATTGCAATTGGATACTTACATGATCTTGTAAAACTAAAAGCTGGTGGAGCTCCTCTTGAAATAGTTATACCAAAAGAAGGTACAGGATTCGAACTCGCTTCTATGTCATTGATAAAGAATGGCCCTGACTCATTAAATGCAAAAAAACTTTATAATTGGGTACTTGGTGAAAAAGCACAAGCAATGATAGCTGCATGGTATGTAATTCCAGTATCAAAAATAGCTCCAAAAGACAAAGTAGTTGTTGAAATAGATACCTTAAATACAGTAAATCAAGATTATGAATGGGATGCTTCAAATAAAGAAAGATTAGTTGAAAGATGGAATAAAGAAATAGGCTCTAAATAA
- a CDS encoding ABC transporter ATP-binding protein, translating into MIKTSASVKLENITKIFKDPAGKGEVYAVNDVNYEIQPGELITLLGPSGCGKTTTLRMIAGFELPTKGKIIISNQDVTQLPPNKRDTATVFQSYGLFPHMTVFENVAYGLKLRKINKNEIEKRVMQTLDMVGLKHLAHRSPSRLSGGQQQRVALARSIIVEPSVLLLDEPLSNLDALLREQMRIEIRRIQKTLGITAVYVTHDRVEAMSLSDRIVLMDSGKIIQTGTPNEIYESPESKFVAGFVGKVAFINIEIKEISENITIKLEDKILNIKKFQKNLTLEDKAVLMCRPESMKIAEFGKGHIDGIVKNNVYLGNSIESFIETKYGELLVQIDNPSQKTVYSEGQKVGIEIVPELSKVLKDQD; encoded by the coding sequence ATGATAAAAACAAGTGCTTCTGTGAAGCTTGAAAATATAACAAAAATATTTAAAGATCCTGCTGGAAAAGGTGAAGTATATGCCGTAAATGATGTTAACTATGAAATACAACCTGGAGAATTAATAACTCTTTTAGGACCATCTGGATGTGGAAAAACAACAACTTTAAGAATGATAGCTGGATTTGAACTTCCAACAAAAGGAAAAATAATAATATCTAATCAAGATGTAACACAACTTCCACCAAATAAAAGAGATACAGCAACAGTATTTCAAAGTTATGGATTATTTCCACATATGACAGTTTTTGAAAATGTAGCTTATGGATTAAAATTAAGAAAAATAAATAAAAATGAAATAGAAAAAAGAGTAATGCAAACACTCGATATGGTTGGTTTAAAGCATCTTGCACATAGATCTCCATCGAGGCTCTCTGGTGGTCAACAACAAAGAGTTGCACTTGCAAGATCTATAATAGTAGAACCTTCAGTACTTTTATTAGATGAGCCACTTTCAAATCTTGATGCTCTTTTAAGAGAACAAATGAGAATAGAAATAAGAAGAATACAAAAAACACTTGGAATAACTGCAGTATATGTAACTCATGATAGGGTAGAAGCCATGAGTTTATCAGATAGAATTGTATTGATGGATTCTGGTAAAATAATTCAAACAGGTACTCCAAATGAAATATATGAATCTCCAGAATCAAAATTTGTTGCCGGTTTTGTTGGAAAAGTAGCTTTTATAAATATAGAGATAAAAGAAATTTCTGAAAATATAACAATAAAACTTGAAGATAAAATTTTAAATATAAAAAAATTTCAAAAAAATTTAACATTAGAAGATAAAGCAGTATTAATGTGTAGACCAGAATCCATGAAAATAGCAGAGTTTGGAAAAGGACATATAGATGGAATTGTAAAAAATAATGTGTACCTTGGAAATAGTATTGAAAGTTTTATAGAAACAAAATATGGAGAATTACTCGTTCAAATAGATAATCCTTCACAAAAAACAGTATATTCAGAAGGGCAAAAAGTTGGTATAGAAATAGTTCCAGAACTATCAAAAGTTTTAAAAGATCAAGATTAA
- a CDS encoding ABC transporter permease: MFTKKKVIIYIFTILIIAILDIWIFNSIKSSFDDITNENNKNIVSLIDTVHLDQDYSKWVKNISESYENLNLIYLNGVPGFDELKAYVKSEEYLKFYDENINTDDFQKGLEYASYSEVYKLPSQYTFQNKKIDIYFSPIFDEDEYIVGVGIYLFDNSKNNDFFKLLDIFSIGILIIVSVFIYLSRFTRDPVMSYIILGLFIIVGIFVVYPLYEAIRLTFIKNGVFSFDIWKTILTTNQYMQAFWGSIKLGLFTATLSTIIGFLFAFTLSRTSIKGKKFISTMATLPVISPPFSLTLSIILLFGNNGLITKQLLGITNFSIYGLGGLTLVQTMGMFPIAYLTMVGVLQSIDSTLEDASLDLNASKSKTFFKVTLPLSAPGILSAWLLVFTNSLADFANPLILGGSYKVLSVEAYIEVTGMGRLGNGAALSLLLLLPTVTAFLIQRFWVSKKSFVTVTGKPSGRLTELVSKPIKITLNTLIILIIIFLIGLYGTIIAGSFVKNWGIDYTFTLDNFKEALQRGKEAIGDTVTLATIATPIAGILAMLTALVVVRKKFPGKKLMEILVMVPFAIPGTLIGISYILAFNKPPILIVGTAFIIIINYVIRELPVGVEGGVAALRQIDPAIEEAAADLGADVPTIFKTIVLPLLRPAFISSLSYTFVRSMTAVSAVIFLISAKWYHITVLIYNFSENLRFGYASVLATTLIIIVLIAFGLMRLLIKDNKNLEKTIS, encoded by the coding sequence ATGTTTACTAAAAAAAAGGTTATCATATATATTTTTACAATATTAATAATAGCTATACTTGATATATGGATATTCAACAGTATAAAAAGTTCATTCGATGATATAACAAATGAAAATAATAAAAATATAGTCTCATTAATAGATACAGTTCATTTAGATCAAGATTATTCTAAATGGGTGAAAAATATATCTGAAAGTTATGAAAATTTAAATCTAATATATTTAAACGGAGTGCCTGGATTTGATGAATTAAAAGCATATGTTAAATCTGAGGAATATTTAAAATTTTATGATGAAAATATAAATACTGATGATTTTCAAAAAGGATTAGAATATGCTTCTTATAGTGAAGTATATAAATTACCTTCTCAATATACTTTTCAAAATAAAAAAATAGATATTTATTTTTCACCTATATTTGATGAAGATGAATATATTGTAGGAGTTGGGATATATCTTTTTGATAATTCAAAAAATAATGATTTTTTTAAACTGCTGGATATATTTTCAATAGGGATATTAATAATTGTATCAGTATTCATATATCTTTCAAGATTTACAAGAGATCCAGTAATGAGTTATATAATACTTGGTTTGTTTATTATAGTTGGCATATTTGTAGTATACCCTTTATACGAAGCGATAAGACTTACATTTATAAAAAATGGTGTGTTTTCATTTGATATATGGAAAACGATATTAACAACCAATCAATATATGCAAGCATTTTGGGGTAGTATAAAACTTGGGTTATTTACTGCAACTTTATCAACAATAATTGGATTTTTATTTGCTTTTACCTTAAGCAGAACATCTATAAAAGGTAAAAAATTTATATCAACTATGGCAACATTACCTGTAATATCACCACCATTTTCTTTAACTTTATCTATAATACTTCTTTTTGGAAATAATGGTTTAATAACAAAGCAATTACTTGGAATAACAAATTTTTCAATATATGGGCTTGGTGGGCTTACACTCGTACAAACAATGGGAATGTTTCCTATAGCATATTTAACAATGGTGGGAGTCTTACAATCTATTGATTCAACACTTGAAGATGCTTCTTTAGATTTAAATGCATCAAAGAGTAAAACATTTTTTAAAGTTACTTTACCATTATCTGCACCAGGAATTTTAAGTGCTTGGTTATTAGTTTTTACAAATAGTCTTGCAGATTTTGCAAATCCTTTAATACTTGGGGGAAGCTACAAAGTCCTATCAGTTGAAGCATATATAGAAGTAACTGGAATGGGAAGACTTGGTAATGGAGCGGCTTTATCTCTGTTATTATTATTACCAACAGTAACAGCATTTCTTATACAAAGATTTTGGGTAAGTAAAAAATCTTTTGTAACGGTTACTGGGAAACCATCTGGAAGATTAACAGAACTCGTATCAAAACCTATTAAAATAACACTCAATACATTAATAATTTTAATAATAATATTTTTAATAGGTCTTTATGGAACTATAATAGCTGGTAGTTTCGTAAAAAACTGGGGAATAGATTATACATTCACTTTAGACAACTTTAAAGAAGCATTGCAAAGAGGAAAAGAAGCAATTGGTGATACAGTTACACTTGCAACAATAGCCACACCAATAGCCGGAATTCTTGCAATGTTAACGGCTCTTGTAGTAGTCAGAAAAAAATTCCCAGGTAAAAAATTGATGGAAATACTTGTTATGGTTCCGTTTGCAATACCAGGAACATTGATAGGTATAAGTTATATATTAGCTTTTAATAAACCACCAATATTAATAGTGGGAACAGCTTTCATAATAATAATAAACTATGTAATAAGAGAATTGCCTGTTGGAGTTGAAGGCGGAGTTGCTGCATTAAGACAAATAGATCCAGCAATTGAAGAAGCTGCAGCAGATTTAGGGGCAGATGTTCCAACAATATTTAAAACAATAGTTCTGCCTCTTCTAAGACCGGCATTTATATCGAGTTTATCATATACATTCGTGCGTTCAATGACAGCTGTAAGTGCAGTTATATTCTTAATATCTGCAAAATGGTATCATATAACAGTTTTAATATATAATTTTTCAGAAAACCTGAGATTTGGTTATGCAAGTGTTCTTGCTACGACACTTATAATTATAGTACTCATAGCATTTGGACTTATGAGATTATTGATAAAAGATAACAAGAACTTAGAAAAAACAATATCTTAA